A single Venturia canescens isolate UGA chromosome 1, ASM1945775v1, whole genome shotgun sequence DNA region contains:
- the LOC122419083 gene encoding uncharacterized protein isoform X2 has translation MCQSCRENIIESNKKRNRKKNEAMKGCRIIDAESFAKDMWCKDCKVPLSLRDTQEEKKSALSSIITVKCWSCSKLFEITTSPMEQLSTTRPTYNINSRLVIGTIESGIGVTHLNKILSAADLPIFHPSTYKRYERKVGVAIESLAKTSCLENIKIEKELTIEKEGLKNASDWTQNSIVELTISYDAGWQKRGSGRCYNSTTGHGTAIGFYSGKVLGYATRNKRCTVCEYAERYEENNNVMTETKNKHDCRRNFEGSSKAMEADMAREIFIDNPDFIEASVRLGTLIGDDDSSTIATLRREAGYDIKKLSDKNHAVSKLSKCLYAVQLPTNLVKYFKYCFSCVLVKNKNNTSATKAGLLNIVPHAFDSHEECGDWCTYTKDPINYRHKLLPGGKGLTGDTRRQKLQTIFQTFANNAEKLSPCSSSQANESMNRTIVSTAPKHLHYGGSSSNDIRVAAAIVHKNIGNTSIVDVTNKLKTPLSESSLRYRVKLDEMAQERKRKAETLEFKKRRRQLSDRSSRKRSKTSTKEGICYQSGCGFDLGMEFIDQPMVSLLSNAVEDFTIVYFDLETTGFGKSKEIVQIAAAHESATFDAYVMPTREISAQASDVTGLVKRSNVLYLHNEPVISLTEIDAMEGFFQFLNKIEKKIILVAHNCFSFDSGALIDVIQRLGLLSKFTQSVIAFADTLPLFKIKLKNKRDSKASYKQNVLAEEYLGTNASVGAHNAVNDVKVLQQLVTHPAINIEKKDIFENSKTVNCLISKKNISATVSCFKRDLQIFNLSNDKENGRVSSGMITKIVAAGITLDNLFQVYKSSGEKGINILLAQDIGGKPRVSKNKKVISDLCKRISFLCRK, from the exons ATGTGTCAAAGTTGT cGAGAAAACATCATTGAGAGCAACAAGAagaggaatagaaaaaaaaatgaagcaa TGAAAGGTTGTCGGATAATCGATGCTGAATCGTTTGCAAAGGATATGTGGTGCAAAGATTGTAAAGTACCTTTGTCACTCCGAGATAcccaagaagaaaaaaaaagtgcacTTTCAAGTATTATCACCGTAAAGTGTTGGTCTTGTTctaagttattcgaaattacCACGTCACCGATGGAACAGTTGTCTACGACAAGACCAACCTACAATATCAACTCAAGACTCGTCATTG GTACCATCGAAAGTGGAATTGGTGTGACacatttaaacaaaattttatcggCAGCTGACCTCCCAATTTTTCACCCATCAACATATAAGAGATATGAAAGAAAAGTCGGTGTAGCGATAGAGAGTCTCGCAAAAACTAGTTGTCTCGAGAATATAAAGATAGAAAAAGAGTTGACAATCGAAAAAGAAGG TCTGAAGAATGCAAGCGATTGGACACAAAATTCCATAGTAGAGTTGACGATAAGTTACGATGCAGGTTGGCAAAAAAGAGGATCGGGTCGATGTTACAATAGCACAACAG GTCACGGTACTGCCATCGGATTTTATTCTGGTAAAGTTCTCGGCTACGCAACCCGAAACAAACGTTGCACGGTTTGTGAATACGCGGAACGATATGAAGAAAATAACAACGTCATGACAGAAACCAAAAACAAGCATGACTGTCGAAGGAATTTCGAAGGATCTTCTAAAGCCATGGAGGCGGACATGGCtcgagaaatatttatcgataatCCCGATTTTATCGAAGCAAGCGTCAGATTGGGAACACTAATTGGTGACGACGACTCGAGTACAATCGCAACTTTACGCCGTGAAGCTGGATATGACATAAAAAAGTTGAGCGATAAAAATCACGCTGTATCGAAACTCAGCAAATGTTTGTATGCTGTACAATTACCTACCAATTTGGTGAAGTACttcaaatattgtttttcatgCGTACTGGTcaaaaataagaataatacTTCAGCGACTAAAGCCGGTTTACTAAACATCGTCCCTCACGCTTTTGATTCCCACGAGGAATGCGGTGATTGGTGCACATATACGAAAGATCCTATCAACTATCGCCACAAACTGCTACCCGGAGGAAAAGGACTCACAGGAGACACTCGTCGACAAAAATTACAAactatttttcaaacgtttgcTAATAACGCTGAAAAACTGAGCCCGTGCAGTTCAAGTCAAGCGAATGAATCTATGAACAGAACAATCGTCAGTACCGCTCCCAAACATTTACATTATGGAGGATCATCATCAAATGATATTCGAGTTGCTGCAGCCATCGTTCATAAAAACATTGGGAATACTTCAATTGTCGACGTAACGAATAAATTGAAGACCCCATTATCTGAATCGTCTTTACGGTATCGCGTAAAACTAGACGAAATGGcacaagaaagaaaaagaaaagctgaaacgttggaatttaaaaaacgtcGACGACAATTGTCAGATCGATCCAGTCGAAAAAGGTCGAAAACCAGCACCAAGGAAGGAATTTGTTATCAATCCGGTTGTGGATTTGATCTTGGGATGGAATTTATTGACCAACCAATGGTGTCACTTTTGTCAAATGCAGTCGAAGATTTCACAATTGTTTACTTTGATTTGGAAACGACAGGATTTGgcaaaagcaaagaaattgttcaAATAGCTGCAGCGCACGAATCAGCGACTTTCGACGCATATGTGATGCCTACGAGAGAAATATCAGCTCAAGCGAGTGACGTAACAGGCCTTGTAAAACGATCGAACGTTTTGTATTTGCACAATGAACCGGTCATTTCTTTGACGGAAATCGATGCTATGGAGggatttttccagtttttgaataaaattgaaaaaaaaattatcttggTAGCGCACAACTGTTTTTCGTTCGATAGTGGAGCGCTCATAGACGTCATACAACGTTTAGGCTTACTATCAAAATTCACACAATCTGTCATTGCTTTTGCCGATACTTTGCCACtcttcaaaataaaattaaaaaataagcgtGATTCAAAAGCGAGTTACAAGCAAAACGTGCTTGCTGAAGAATATTTGGGTACCAATGCTTCAGTAGGTGCACATAATGCCGTCAACGATGTAAAAGTTTTACAACAGTTGGTAACGCATCCAGCTatcaatattgaaaaaaaagatatttttgaaaattcaaaaacagtCAATTGcttaatttcgaaaaaaaatatttccgcGACAGTATCCTGCTTCAAACGAGAtctccaaatttttaactTATCGAATGACAAAGAAAATGGACGCGTATCATCTGGAATGATTACGAAAATAGTTGCTGCCGGAATAACActcgataatctttttcaagTTTATAAATCTAGTGGAGAAAAAggtataaatattttacttGCTCAAGACATTGGTGGCAAACCACGCgttagtaaaaataaaaaagtaataagCGATTTATGCAAAAGAATATCTTTTCTATGTAGAAAGTGA
- the LOC122419083 gene encoding uncharacterized protein isoform X1 produces the protein MANREQSRYKGKFCKKKILLQRENIIESNKKRNRKKNEAMKGCRIIDAESFAKDMWCKDCKVPLSLRDTQEEKKSALSSIITVKCWSCSKLFEITTSPMEQLSTTRPTYNINSRLVIGTIESGIGVTHLNKILSAADLPIFHPSTYKRYERKVGVAIESLAKTSCLENIKIEKELTIEKEGLKNASDWTQNSIVELTISYDAGWQKRGSGRCYNSTTGHGTAIGFYSGKVLGYATRNKRCTVCEYAERYEENNNVMTETKNKHDCRRNFEGSSKAMEADMAREIFIDNPDFIEASVRLGTLIGDDDSSTIATLRREAGYDIKKLSDKNHAVSKLSKCLYAVQLPTNLVKYFKYCFSCVLVKNKNNTSATKAGLLNIVPHAFDSHEECGDWCTYTKDPINYRHKLLPGGKGLTGDTRRQKLQTIFQTFANNAEKLSPCSSSQANESMNRTIVSTAPKHLHYGGSSSNDIRVAAAIVHKNIGNTSIVDVTNKLKTPLSESSLRYRVKLDEMAQERKRKAETLEFKKRRRQLSDRSSRKRSKTSTKEGICYQSGCGFDLGMEFIDQPMVSLLSNAVEDFTIVYFDLETTGFGKSKEIVQIAAAHESATFDAYVMPTREISAQASDVTGLVKRSNVLYLHNEPVISLTEIDAMEGFFQFLNKIEKKIILVAHNCFSFDSGALIDVIQRLGLLSKFTQSVIAFADTLPLFKIKLKNKRDSKASYKQNVLAEEYLGTNASVGAHNAVNDVKVLQQLVTHPAINIEKKDIFENSKTVNCLISKKNISATVSCFKRDLQIFNLSNDKENGRVSSGMITKIVAAGITLDNLFQVYKSSGEKGINILLAQDIGGKPRVSKNKKVISDLCKRISFLCRK, from the exons ATGGCAAACAGAGAACAATCCCGATATAAAgggaaattttgcaaaaaaaaaattttgttgcagcGAGAAAACATCATTGAGAGCAACAAGAagaggaatagaaaaaaaaatgaagcaa TGAAAGGTTGTCGGATAATCGATGCTGAATCGTTTGCAAAGGATATGTGGTGCAAAGATTGTAAAGTACCTTTGTCACTCCGAGATAcccaagaagaaaaaaaaagtgcacTTTCAAGTATTATCACCGTAAAGTGTTGGTCTTGTTctaagttattcgaaattacCACGTCACCGATGGAACAGTTGTCTACGACAAGACCAACCTACAATATCAACTCAAGACTCGTCATTG GTACCATCGAAAGTGGAATTGGTGTGACacatttaaacaaaattttatcggCAGCTGACCTCCCAATTTTTCACCCATCAACATATAAGAGATATGAAAGAAAAGTCGGTGTAGCGATAGAGAGTCTCGCAAAAACTAGTTGTCTCGAGAATATAAAGATAGAAAAAGAGTTGACAATCGAAAAAGAAGG TCTGAAGAATGCAAGCGATTGGACACAAAATTCCATAGTAGAGTTGACGATAAGTTACGATGCAGGTTGGCAAAAAAGAGGATCGGGTCGATGTTACAATAGCACAACAG GTCACGGTACTGCCATCGGATTTTATTCTGGTAAAGTTCTCGGCTACGCAACCCGAAACAAACGTTGCACGGTTTGTGAATACGCGGAACGATATGAAGAAAATAACAACGTCATGACAGAAACCAAAAACAAGCATGACTGTCGAAGGAATTTCGAAGGATCTTCTAAAGCCATGGAGGCGGACATGGCtcgagaaatatttatcgataatCCCGATTTTATCGAAGCAAGCGTCAGATTGGGAACACTAATTGGTGACGACGACTCGAGTACAATCGCAACTTTACGCCGTGAAGCTGGATATGACATAAAAAAGTTGAGCGATAAAAATCACGCTGTATCGAAACTCAGCAAATGTTTGTATGCTGTACAATTACCTACCAATTTGGTGAAGTACttcaaatattgtttttcatgCGTACTGGTcaaaaataagaataatacTTCAGCGACTAAAGCCGGTTTACTAAACATCGTCCCTCACGCTTTTGATTCCCACGAGGAATGCGGTGATTGGTGCACATATACGAAAGATCCTATCAACTATCGCCACAAACTGCTACCCGGAGGAAAAGGACTCACAGGAGACACTCGTCGACAAAAATTACAAactatttttcaaacgtttgcTAATAACGCTGAAAAACTGAGCCCGTGCAGTTCAAGTCAAGCGAATGAATCTATGAACAGAACAATCGTCAGTACCGCTCCCAAACATTTACATTATGGAGGATCATCATCAAATGATATTCGAGTTGCTGCAGCCATCGTTCATAAAAACATTGGGAATACTTCAATTGTCGACGTAACGAATAAATTGAAGACCCCATTATCTGAATCGTCTTTACGGTATCGCGTAAAACTAGACGAAATGGcacaagaaagaaaaagaaaagctgaaacgttggaatttaaaaaacgtcGACGACAATTGTCAGATCGATCCAGTCGAAAAAGGTCGAAAACCAGCACCAAGGAAGGAATTTGTTATCAATCCGGTTGTGGATTTGATCTTGGGATGGAATTTATTGACCAACCAATGGTGTCACTTTTGTCAAATGCAGTCGAAGATTTCACAATTGTTTACTTTGATTTGGAAACGACAGGATTTGgcaaaagcaaagaaattgttcaAATAGCTGCAGCGCACGAATCAGCGACTTTCGACGCATATGTGATGCCTACGAGAGAAATATCAGCTCAAGCGAGTGACGTAACAGGCCTTGTAAAACGATCGAACGTTTTGTATTTGCACAATGAACCGGTCATTTCTTTGACGGAAATCGATGCTATGGAGggatttttccagtttttgaataaaattgaaaaaaaaattatcttggTAGCGCACAACTGTTTTTCGTTCGATAGTGGAGCGCTCATAGACGTCATACAACGTTTAGGCTTACTATCAAAATTCACACAATCTGTCATTGCTTTTGCCGATACTTTGCCACtcttcaaaataaaattaaaaaataagcgtGATTCAAAAGCGAGTTACAAGCAAAACGTGCTTGCTGAAGAATATTTGGGTACCAATGCTTCAGTAGGTGCACATAATGCCGTCAACGATGTAAAAGTTTTACAACAGTTGGTAACGCATCCAGCTatcaatattgaaaaaaaagatatttttgaaaattcaaaaacagtCAATTGcttaatttcgaaaaaaaatatttccgcGACAGTATCCTGCTTCAAACGAGAtctccaaatttttaactTATCGAATGACAAAGAAAATGGACGCGTATCATCTGGAATGATTACGAAAATAGTTGCTGCCGGAATAACActcgataatctttttcaagTTTATAAATCTAGTGGAGAAAAAggtataaatattttacttGCTCAAGACATTGGTGGCAAACCACGCgttagtaaaaataaaaaagtaataagCGATTTATGCAAAAGAATATCTTTTCTATGTAGAAAGTGA